The Ailuropoda melanoleuca isolate Jingjing chromosome 4, ASM200744v2, whole genome shotgun sequence region GAAAGCCGTACAGATCCAGGCGTGGTGGCGGGGCACTCTGGTGCGCAGGACCTTGCTGCACGCGGCGCTCAGAGCGTGTGTCATTCAGCACTGGTGGAAGGTGACGATGACAAAGCTGCTGGAGAAGAGAAAACGAGTAGCCCTAGAGTCCTTCTCGCAGCAGGAACGGGCGGCGGTCAAGCTGCAGTCCTTGGTCCGCATGTGGCGCATCCGCCAGCGGTACTGCCGTTTGCTCCACGCTGTCCGCATCATCCAGGTCTATTGGCGCTGGCATAACTGCCACACCCGTGGCTTTTTCCGTGGCAACTATGACCTCACAGCAACCCATCTAGGTCTTGAACTCGAGATTTTTTTGGGGTCACAGATTTGTCGGATTACAGACAGCATCCCCTTCCCAATAAAGAACTGATCAGGTCTGCTCCAACTCTGTGTCACTGGGTCTCTGTCACGCCAGCCCCAGGAGGGCCTTGTGTCAGCAAAGGGTCAGGGAACATGATGGCAGAGGCTGGGCCTGGCACGGTCAGCTCTGAGAAGTGGCAGAGGTTATGGTCAGGGAACATGATGGCAGAGGCAGCACCCCGTGCTGGATGAGCGGGGCCTGTCATTGATTAGCGATGTCTGCCCTAGGTAGGAGAGTTGGGGTTGCAGGGCTGCCCACTCAGCCAACTCCAGGGAGACGCCTTCACAGTGTGGTCCGTGTAAATGGCGCCCCTGTGGTCGTGCCACGTGGAGGCTGTGTCATCTGATGCTCTTCATTCTTCAGTGTCTTCCCATTAAATTTGGAACAATTCCAAAAGCCCtcctgtgggggcgcctgggtggcgcagcagctgagcatctgccttggctcagggcgtgatcctggcgttgtgggatcgagccccacatcgggctcctccgctgagagcctgcttcttcctctcccactccccctgcttgtgttccctctctc contains the following coding sequences:
- the LOC100480675 gene encoding IQ domain-containing protein F5, with product MGIRFCKDGQFCEIVIEDIDETTLLKEKEKKKKKEEPPPSPPPSPPPPPPPKKKKRPDQEQKAVQIQAWWRGTLVRRTLLHAALRACVIQHWWKVTMTKLLEKRKRVALESFSQQERAAVKLQSLVRMWRIRQRYCRLLHAVRIIQVYWRWHNCHTRGFFRGNYDLTATHLGLELEIFLGSQICRITDSIPFPIKN